The DNA window AGCTTTCCCCCGCCATGGACGGGATCGGGCACGGGGGTGTACTCGCTCATCCTGTCCTTGGTGTTGCTCACGGCAACAATTATCACATCCTTGAGGGCTCCTTCCCTGATGAGCCGCTCCGCAGTCTCATCGACGCCCCATTCTACCCCTCCGAAAGCCGTCCCGCTGTTGAAGACATTCTGGCCGTCGGCCATGTAGAGGACGGGGTATTTTTTTCCGGGGTGCTGCTCATAGCCGGGAGGAAGATAGACATAGACATTCCTGTCGTTGCCGAGGATTTCAGAGTGAAAGTCATTGAAGATCCTGACGTCTCCCGTGTATGTGCCTCCCGTGGCGGGGATGCCGGCAGCTTTCTTCAGGAAGGATGGCGCGCTGCCGTCAGGGCTTTCGGCTCCCAGGGAGACCGAGTCCTGACGGATGCAAAGGCCCTCGCCGTCGGAACTGCCTTCAATGACCTTCGGCAAAGGCGCAGGGGAATGAAAAGAGCTTCCCTTTATCTCCATGAGAACAATACCTCACACTTATTGCTTCTCCAGTATATCACAAAAAGGCTTCCGGGGGGATTGCCATATTGTGAACTTTTCGATTGTCTCATCGGCTTTCAGGGCTTCCGCCACTCCGCCGAATCTTCTTTTCTCACATATTCTCCGGTCCTGACCTCTGCCTCCTGCAGGTAGAGATGCAGTGCCGCAAGCATGTCCAGGTGGAGCTTCACCAGCCTCCTGAGCTTTGGAATGCTGAAAGGCAGAGTATTGTCATCATACCTGGGATTGTCAAGGGGAATCTTGAGCTCCGCCTCGATATCAAGAGGATAATAGGTCATGTCGCCGTAAGGTCGCTTCGGGTCAAGGGCAGGAACGGGATGGCAGACTCCAGGGCTATCTTCCGCCCAGCGGCTCGGCTCAAGCATGAAAGAGGCCAGGACGACAAGCCTCCTGTGATCGTCTGTGAAGTGAAAGCTGCTTTTGTCTCGAAGGCGGGGGACAGGCATGGCGACTACCTTGCCGGCTTCCTCGGAACGCACGAAATCGACCTGCGTCAGGCCTTCCACAAGAAGCACCGGCTCTCTCACGCGGAGGGTGTAGGTGCCTTCCTTCAGTGCCCCATGGCTTAACAATATTTGCATTGCCGGGAGAAGCCCGGTGAAAAGGCTTTCAGCCTTCGCTCGAGTCTCCGGGTGCTGAGTGCCGGATGATTTAAGGCTGCCCCGATCCTCTGTGAGGCCGCATATACGGGCTATGTCACCATATAGATTTTCAGAGCCGAAGGGCTTCGCAGGGTGGACCGTCGGCGCCCCGTTCTCGGTGGGATCCCAGACCATCCTCGCTTCCCGCAGCATGGCGCGGTGGGCATCGGTGAAGTGAAATATTTCAGGGGCCTTGTCGTCTGCAAAAACATCTGATCGAAGGGCTGTGAGCATAATAAGCAGGCATCCCAGGAGGAGCCCTGAGTGATGATGCCGGTGCAGGAATCCGGGGCTTTTCTCCTTTCGGGCGGCGCCGTGCTTGATCAGCACTTACTCCGCCGCCTGTTTCCCTGGCTCCACGGAGGCTGTCTTATTCTCAATGGACCCGGCCTGAGCGCTCATCGCTGCACCCATCGGTGCAGTAAAAGGATGAGATGATAATGCCGATGCCTGGCTCTGCACGGATGCCGCCGCGGCCCGCAATGAAGAAGCCTGCTGCTGCGCGGTGCCTGGAATGCCTGCTGCCGTTGAAGCGCTGGCGGAAGAAGGAGAAAGTCCTGTCGCACCGGTAGTTCCGCCTGCGGCGCCCAGTATGGAGGCTGGGCTTCCGCTTGCAGCCGCCCCTACGGATTGAGAGATGCCTTGAGAGGAGCTCCCAGCCTCGCCGCCCCCGGAAGAGCCTGACTGGTAAGAAGAGCCCTGCATTCTCCCCTGGAATCTCTGTCTCAGGTTGCTGAAGAGCCCCCTGCTCGTTGAATCGGTGCTTTGTGACGACTCGCCCTGTTTATCTATCTCAGAGATTTTTCCGGCTTCGCTGCGGGCCTGGGAGGCGTTCTTGTCGGCGGAGATATCACTGGCAGATGGCGGTGACTGGGACTGGTAAGGCGCAGATGCGCTGTTCTGCGCCTCTGCCGCCTCTTTTGACTCATTCACCTTTTTATCGGAATTCTCTCCGGGAGACCTGACCGCGTCGTTCCAGGTGCTCGCGAAGCTGGAAAGAGCCGGCGAGCCTGTGGAGCTCTCTCCGTTCCGGGCTTCACTGGAGAGGGTGACTCCTGAGCTCAGCGAGGGGGAATACTCACCGGAGCCGCTTTCCGTCTCCAGCGCGCCGCCTGCCGTGGAGACACCTCCTGCAGGGCTCCCTTCATACGGGGTACTGGATCGCTGTATCGAAGAGCTTTCCGAGCTGCCGCTGCCTATTTCTCCCACTGTCATATCATCGTCTGCCATTGCAATCCCTCCCGGAAAACAAGCATGAAATCCCTGGTATCATTATAGCAAAGCAGGGAGGGGAAAATTATGAACAAATCTTTAAAAAGGATAACATTTTGTAAAAAAAACCGCCTGCCCCGGGGCAGGCGGCTCCCGGATACGCTTGCCCTTCGAGGCACAGCAGCCCGCATCAGTTATTCAGCCTGTCACTTTTTGCCGGCGGGAGTATAATTATATATGAAAGGATTTCGCTCTCTGCGGAAAAGCGTTATCCAAGTATGGGCCTGGAAGGGCCGTCACCAAGGAGGAGCCATGAGAGTGTTTCTTGTCATGCTCTTGCTGTTAGTTTCACTGGGGGAGTGCGCGTGCAGCGATGATTGTGTCGTCTATCCCACCCTTCCCGGGACAAGCTGCCGCGATTATTCCAGGCCGGGATGGCGGATTGACAGAGGCTCGGTCTATCCTACCCTTCCCGGGACAAGCTGCCGTGACTATTCCAGGCCGGGATGGCAGGTGGATAAAGGCTCGGTCTATCCCACTCTTCCCGGGACCAGCTGCCGTGATTACTCCAGGCCGGGATGGCGGACTGAGAACGGCTCAATGTATCCCACTCTTCCCGGGACCAGCTGCCGAGACTATTCCAAGCCGGGACTCAGGTGGGATAACGGCACTCTTTACCCGACACTTCCCGGCACGAACTGCCGGGATTATTCAAAGCCGGGATGGCGTGTCGAGCGCGACAGGTAGGGGCTTTACCACTTTCCTGCCACTTCGCCGCAGGCGGGATTCTCTGCCGCGTCTTTTTTTATCAATTCTAGAATTCTCCGTGCCTTGTCAGACGCGAGCCTTATCGAGTCATAAGCCGGGAGATCGAGCACTTTCTGGAGCAGCAGCCCGTCCGTATCAAACCAGCGGGGAAGAAATCCTCCGAGGAAATAGCCCCGTGAGCGGAGCACTTTGACGGCATATCCTGAAGCGCTGTCCGCGAGGTTCAGGCAGAACTGCATGACTCTTATTCCTTTCCTGGCAGCGAGGGCTTCAAAATTCCCCACTGATTTCTCAAAGCTGCGCCCCGCAGCCGACACACGGACCCTCGCCACATGAGCATCATCAAAGAATTGGGTGGTGAGCTCCGTCTCTGCCGAGGGCATGGAAGGATCGCCCTCCCTGAAATCCCTGTCCAGATCCATACCGTCGAAGACAAAGGCCAGAGCCTCCCTGTACTCTTCAGGGATGTGGATGATCTGTCTTTTTTTCCGCAGCTCTCTGAAGGTGAGCAGTGTCGATATCCTGTCTTCGGGAAAATCCTTGCACTGATAGGTAGCGGCAGGCAGCAGGCCCACTTCAATCGCAGTCTCGTGGTATCCGGCCAGTATCGAGAGTTTCTGGGTGATCAGGTGGTGGCAGACAGCCTCGCCGAAGAGGGTGCAAAGCTCATGGGCCGGGGCTATTCTGTCCAGCAGATAATTCTGGATCTTGAGCATGGCAAGGCTCCTGCGGTAAAGAGGGTGCACGATGAACTGCCCGATTTCACAGGTTCCCTCACAGGGTGCGGAGCTCCGGTAGATGGCGCCGTGGCCTACAATAGCGCCTGATGAGGTGCGGGCGACGGCAGAGAGGACACTTTTATTCTCGTTCTCCTCAATGAGTTTCCCGGGAATATAATAGGTATCGACGGGGTACTGATCCCCGTACACCGCATAGAAAATACGGGCTATGCCCCAGGCGTCCTCAGGCCTGAAGGAATCTACTTCAAAAGGCTCATGGGGGGTGACCGAATGCCCCTCTCCTCTCAGTTTCTCAATGGCCTCCGCCTTGTTCATCACTGGTGAATCTCACTTTCTCTGAGCGTCCTGCAGAGTTTTGTCCCTGTCCTGAAAGAAGCATTGAATACGGCACAGCCCGCCCTCGGCGCTCACTTCAAGGCCGTCGCTGTAATAACGGATAAGATGGGAGGAAAGCCCGATGATGCTTCCTTCAATATCTTCGATGGCCGGCGACTCAGGCAGCTGCCGGGAAAGAGGCAGCTGCGCTCCCCTGTAGGTGACATCCATTGCCAGGCTGAAATCACTGAAAGTAAAGCGTGCCTCCATATGCGGGGTGAGCCTCAGCGAAGCTGCGCTCTCCAGGATCTCGTTCAATGCCGCCGCCGACCTCATCAGCATGGACAGGGCGATACCCCAGGGCGAGATATGCACATCAATGAAATCAAAGATGGACTCTGAGCCTGTTTCTCCCGGCGTGAGCGCCATTGTGGCGGTTCTCTGAAGGATCCCCGTGTCGTCGGCCTTTATGCCCAGGCGCTCCATCGCGCGCTCCCGGAGCCTGAACTTCTGAACCTTCCCACTTGCAGTGACAGGGAAGGAATCGACAATGAATACATGGGAGGGCACCTTGCTCCGTGCGAGGGATTTCTGGCAGAACTGCCTGATTTCTTTTTCTTCAGGGGAGCTCCCGGGTCTGGGCCGCACAAAGGCGACGACTTCCTCTCCCCACCGCTGCGAAGGCACGCCCACCACCTGGGCGTCTCCCACGTCGGGGTGGGTGAAGAGGTATTCTTCTATTTCGCGGGGATAAATATTTTCTCCGCCGCGGATGATCATGTCCTTGGCACGGCCGGTAATGCGGTAGGTGCCGTCGCTGAGGCGCATGGCCAGGTCTCCCGTGTGAAGCCAGCCTTCCCTGTCTATGACGCGTGCCGTCGCTTCGGAGGCCTTGTCGTAGCCTTTCATCACGTTGTAGCCTTTGCAGCAGAGCTCCCCCTGGATTCCGTCTCCCATTTCCTCTCCTGAGGAGGGATTGACGATTTTCACGGCGATTCCCGGAAGGGGCCGGCCTATGGTGGAAGTCCGTATTTCGAGACTGTCATCACGCCTTGTCATGGTGATGAGGGGGGAAGCTTCAGTGAGGCCGTAAGCGATGCACAGGTCCCTGATACCCAGGGAGGAGAGTATCTTTTTCATCAGCTCTGCCGGGCAGACGGTGGCTCCGGTAATTCCCGTGCGCAGCGACGAGAGATCACAGCGGTGCCTTCCCTGCTCCTCGAGAAGGGCGATGAACATTGAGGGCACCCCGTAGACAGCGGTGCAGTGGCAGGCCTCCAGGGTTTCAAGGACCGTGCGCGGCTGGAAGTGCTCGACAATGACAAGAGTCCCGCCCGCGGACAGGCAGAGAAGGGAGCCGAGCACGGAGCCGAAACAATGAAAGAGGGGCACCGGGAGGCACAGCGTGTCTTTCTCGGTGAAATCCATGACTTCCGCAACAGAGAGCACGTTCCCCGTCATATTCCTGTGAGTGAGCATGACCCCCTTGGGGAAACCGGTAGTCCCCGAGGTGAAGAGGATCTGGGCCACGTCG is part of the Candidatus Eremiobacterota bacterium genome and encodes:
- a CDS encoding alpha/beta hydrolase-fold protein, with the translated sequence MEIKGSSFHSPAPLPKVIEGSSDGEGLCIRQDSVSLGAESPDGSAPSFLKKAAGIPATGGTYTGDVRIFNDFHSEILGNDRNVYVYLPPGYEQHPGKKYPVLYMADGQNVFNSGTAFGGVEWGVDETAERLIREGALKDVIIVAVSNTKDRMSEYTPVPDPVHGGGKLPQYARFLTEELKPFIDSTFRTSLKPEETGIMGSSLGGLSALYLGWKYPATFGLVGALSPSIWWAGKQIVDMIAEDPASKGPSKIWLDIGTRESDQDDNQNGICDAVEDTRDMGNVFLRKGYAFGKELFYFEDPGATHNEWSWSQRVDKALTALYGREQEQ
- a CDS encoding AMP-binding protein, with the protein product MSRETMGRLLDNTAAACPDHTALIVHRSGYRCTFDELRIVTDRAAKSLMALGVEPGDRVALWAHNIPEWIVMQFGAVKAGAVVVTLNPAYRHADLEFTLNHSSAGILALSESYLKQGDLLEIVDSIAPERQKSAPGKLRTLRLPALRTLINLKNNSCEGLFPWERFLSLGDSVGESALRERQSQSSPDDVAQILFTSGTTGFPKGVMLTHRNMTGNVLSVAEVMDFTEKDTLCLPVPLFHCFGSVLGSLLCLSAGGTLVIVEHFQPRTVLETLEACHCTAVYGVPSMFIALLEEQGRHRCDLSSLRTGITGATVCPAELMKKILSSLGIRDLCIAYGLTEASPLITMTRRDDSLEIRTSTIGRPLPGIAVKIVNPSSGEEMGDGIQGELCCKGYNVMKGYDKASEATARVIDREGWLHTGDLAMRLSDGTYRITGRAKDMIIRGGENIYPREIEEYLFTHPDVGDAQVVGVPSQRWGEEVVAFVRPRPGSSPEEKEIRQFCQKSLARSKVPSHVFIVDSFPVTASGKVQKFRLRERAMERLGIKADDTGILQRTATMALTPGETGSESIFDFIDVHISPWGIALSMLMRSAAALNEILESAASLRLTPHMEARFTFSDFSLAMDVTYRGAQLPLSRQLPESPAIEDIEGSIIGLSSHLIRYYSDGLEVSAEGGLCRIQCFFQDRDKTLQDAQRK